One Caenibius sp. WL genomic window, TGTTGCTAGGCCGGGGGCGGAAGGAGGCTGATTTCCACTCTGCGGTTGCGTTGCCGCGCTTGCGGATCGTCACTGCCATCGGGGTGGGCATTGGCGGCCACCGGCTGCCGTTCGCCCATGCCTTTCACCGTCGCATCGCGCCCAGTCTTTTCTTTCAGCCATGCGGCCACGGTCTCAGCGCGGCGGAGCGAAAGCCGGTCGTTGTAGGGATCGTCCCCCTTGGCATCGGTGTGGCCGACGACACCGAGCGGCGCGCGTTCGTATGCGCTGATCAGCCGTGCGGCCTTTTCCAGCGCCTGGGCCGCATCGGGGCGCAAATCCGCCTTGTCGAAATCGAACAGGATATCGGCGGGCAAATCGAACTGGATCGAGCGATCCGGCATCTCCCGCGCTTTCAGCTCGGAAAGCAGGGTTTCGGTTTCCGCCAGCCTGTCCGGGGCGACCTCAGCCGCGCGGAAGACGGAATCCTCCCCGGCCGGGCGGAAGCTGCTTTCCCATGCGCGGTTCGCCCCATCGCCGTTCTGCTCCAGAAGAACCATGCGCGATTGCGGCGCATCGTCGCGCACCGTCATCCGGCTTTCCATATCCTTCAGACTGCGCGGTTCCGGCCGCCATTCGCAGCCGGACAGCAAGGCCGCACCCGCCAGCATCAGCACCGCCACACGGCAAGCAACCGGGAATACGGCTGAGCCAACGCCCGAAACGCCCTGCCATCTCATGCCCATCCCCCTTGCTGCGTTGTATCCCGCGCAAGGTAACCGCAGCTTTTTGAAAGAAGAAATCGCCTCACCGCACACAGGAACCGGGCAATCCTGATATCGAAGGTTGCGAAGGGGTGGGCCGAGCGGCGTGCTTCGCAATTGCCACTGCCCCCGTTCGGCGGCACAAACAGGGCAGTGGCAATATACGGCAACATCAGGAACCGAAGATGGCACTGGCCCGGACTGTTATAGCGTGCACCATCCTGCTTACCGCCACCGCCGCAGAGGCGGCCAAACCCGACAGGTCCTATGGCATCTGGCAGAACCCCGGCGGCAGCGTCCAGGTCCGCGCGGAACCGTGCGGACAGGCGATGTGCGGGGTGGTCGTCTGGGCCAGTGACAAGGCGATTGCCGATGCCCGGAAAGGCAGCGATCAACCGCTGGTCGGCTTGACGCTGTTTCGCGATTTCAGGAAAGTGAGAGACGGGGTCTGGCGCGGGCGGGTCTATGTCCCCGATATCGGCAAGACTTTCTCGGGCACGATCACCGTGCGCGGCAAGGACCGGCTGGAAGGCAAGGGCTGCCTGGTCGGCGGCATCGGCTGCCGTTCGCAGATGTGGACCCGCCTACCGGGCTGAGCCGCCCGCTGTCCAAGAACTCTTGCGATCCGGCGCAATTGCTGTGAAAAGCCCGGCCTTCATTCTCGCAGCATAAATAGAATCCTCGGAAGCTGCGCCGGATCGGGAAGGTGTCCATTGGCCGTTCAATATCCCCGCTTTCTGGGGCCTCGCATGGTGTTGCAGGCCTTCCTGATCTTCAATCTCGCCATCGGCCTCACTTACGGCGCTTTCGGTGTCCTGGTCACTCCGATGGAAGCACGGATGAACACCGAACGGTCGGTGGTGGCGCTGGGCATTTCCCTGATCATTCTTGCCAACGGCCTGCTTTCCCCCGCGCTCGGCTGGCTGATAGAGCGCTTTTCCATCCGCAAGCTCATGCTGTTCGGGGCCGTGCAGGCCGCGCTCGGCTATGCCGGGCTCGCCTTCGCCGGAAGCGCGCTCGAAATGCTCGTCTGCTATGGGCTGTTCATCGGCCCCGGCATCACTCTGATGGGCCCGATTCCGTGCTATACGCTGGTTTCCAACTGGTACAGGGAAGGTCAGGGCCGCGCGCTCGGGCTGGTCAACATGCCGATCCTGGCGATGGCGGTGCCGCTCGCCGTGGTCCAGCTCCTGCCGCTGCTCGGCTTCCGCGATCTCTGCCTTCTGCTGGGCCTTTGCTATCTGGCCGCGATCCCGATCATCTGGACCGTGATCGATCAGCCCGCGCAGGTCGGGCAGATGGCACGCGGCCAGACCGCAGCGGATGAAACGGGCAAAGTGCAGGCGGAACAGGCAGAAACCTCCGCCTGGGCCCTGCTCAGGACACCCGCTTTTCTGCTGCTCGTCGCCGGTTCCGGCCTGCTGGTGGGTGCCGGGGTGGGCAAGACGGCCCATATGGTGCCGCTGTTGACGGAAGCCGGATGGGACTATGGCCGGGCTGCCTTGCTCCTGTCGATCTCCGCCGGAACGGGGATTATCGGCTCGGTCGCTTTCGGCTGGCTGGCGGACCGGCTGAATGCCAGTGTCGCGCTGACCGCCAACGCCCTGCTGCAGGCGGTGGTGTGGATCATTCTCATCATCCCGGTCAGCTATCCGCTTCTGATCCTCGATGCGGTGCTGATCGGCGCTTGCGGCGGCGGCTTCATCAGCGCCAAGGGCGTGCTGGTCTCCCGCATCTACGGCGCCCAGCGCTTTGCCACCGTGATGGGCATTTCCGGGTTCGCCACGTTGCCGTTCCTGTTCGGCATGGCCCCGCTGGCCGGGCTGCTGCGGGAAGCGATGGGCGATTACGATCTGGCGGTACAGGTCTATATCGGCGGGTTCGTGCTGGCGGCGATCTGCTTCGCCCTGCTCGCCCGCGTGGAACGCCGCGCGGTCAGCGGCGCCTGACCGCGCAAGGCCGCAGCGGTGTTATAACAAGAAACCCCGCCATACGCCGGTCCGGCGCATGGCGGGGCGAAATTCAGGCCGGTCGATCCACGGAATATGTGCCGCGAAGCTGCCCGCCCATTGGATGGCCGGCATGGGGATAACGGCTGCGCCCCTCCCCATGCCGGCAACCGATCAGAACTTGCCGATCAGGCTAACCCCATAGGTGCGCGGTTCGCCGAATTCGGCCACCGTCTGCGCCCTCAACGAAGCGAAGCTGCCCAAGGCGACCGTGCGATAATCTTCGTTGAAGATGTTCTTGCCCCACAGTTTGAATTCGACGCTGCCATCGCCACCCACGTTCCTGCGGATGAGCGAAATGCTGGCATCGACCAGATTGCGCGCATCGAGCATGCGATCATCGGTGAGATTGGTCGAAGTGTGCATCTTGCCCTGATAGGAATAGCCGATGTGGGTGGAGATACCCCAATCATCGGTAATTTCCCGATCATAGTCGACTGACAGCGTGCCTGAGAATTTCGGCGCGTAGGAGAACGGCTTGATGAACTTTTCCGTCACGGTTTCGCCGGTATCGCGCAGCACGTTGAGCGAACTCTGCCCGAACTTGGTGTGCAACAGACCCATGCTTCCGTTCAGGCGCAGCCCTTCCGTCACCGCCACTGTCACGTCCGCTTCGATGCCGTAGATCTTGCTGTTGTCGATCCCGACGAAGTCGCGGTCACCCGGCGTCGAACCGGTCTGCACGCTGGCCTGATAGTTGTCGATCTTCACATAGAAGGCCGCCATGTTGAAGCGCACGCGGCGATCGAAGAAATCGCCCTTGATGCCCGCTTCATAGGACATCAGCTTTTCAGGCTCGAACCCTTCGGTGAAATTGGTCGGGTTGGCCGAACGTTGCGACGAGCCGCCGCTCTTATAACCAGTGGCCGCCTTGGCATAGATGCGCACATCGGGGTTCACATCGTAGCCGATCGTCAACGCCGGGCTGAAATTGTGGAATTTCTTCTTGTAGCGCGCGCCCTGCACCGCCCCACCGGGCGTACAGGTCTGCCCCAGCGCCGCGAAAGTGCTGGCAAGATACGCGCAATTGTCCGCCGTGAAGCCGCCCAGTGCCGCGAAGGAGAGGGAATTCTCGTTCACACGGTTCGCTTCCCGCTTGTCGCTGGAATAGCGCGCACCCAGCGTGATGTGCAGCCGCCCGTCATCGCCGCCCGGCGTGTAAGTCAGCTCGGTGAAAGCCGCCAGAGACTGGTTGTCGACTTCGGCGAACGCTTGCGCACGCGGGCCGGTGATTGCTTCGCCCGGCGCATCCTGACGGCCGTGGTCATCGTAGAAATAGACCCCGGCGACATAATTCAGATTGCCGCCGCCGATATCGGCATCGCCAAGAATCTGCAGTTCCTGTGAGAAATTGCGATACTTGGTATGCGCATTCGTCGCGCTGACCGCCCACGGCCCGTTCCTATTTAGAACGGTTCCGGCGGGGAGGCCCGGCGCACCCGGTGGCAGAAGGATCGTATCGAACTGTCCGGTCTGCGTCGGCAGGCTGGTGGTGTACGACCGGCTGTCGACCTTGCGATAGCCGGTGATCGAACGGACGGTGACACGATCCGCCGCCTGCCATTCGGCAGTGAAGGTGTGACCATAGACCTCGGACCGCGACGGCAGGTATTCCCTCAGCGCCTCGGCGCTCTTCGGGCGCTTGGAACTGAACGGGAAAGGATCCGAATATTTCACGATCAACGTGGGCAGCGCCATCCCGATCCCCGGAATGGACACCGGACCGGAAACCGGAGTGCTGAAGTTGCCGCCCCCGGCGATAGGCACCGAAAGGTTGCCGGTATCCTTCACCAGCGAATAATCGAACGCATAGTCGAACGTCAGGTCCGAACTGGGTTGCAGGCGGAAGGCCGCACGCATCGCCTTGCGGTTCTGCTCCGCCCAATCCTTGCCGAGGCCGGTGTTCTTGTACAGCCCGTCACGCTTGGTGATCAGCCCGGACAGACGGAACGCAGCGACATCCTTGGCAATCGGCACATTGATCGACGCCTTGGCGTTGCGATAATCGTAATTGCCGTAGCTCAGTTCCACCTTGCCGCCGAAATTGTCGGTGTTGGGCTTGAGCGTGATAAGGTTGATCGCACCGCCGGTGGCATTGCGCCCGTAAAGCGTCCCTTGCGGCCCGCGCAGCACCTCAATCCGTTCGAGATCGACCGCATCGAAGCCCGCGCCGAAGGAAGAACCGACATAGACGCCATCGATATAGAGCGCGACCGAGGGGTCCTGCGTCACCGATACGTCGTTCTGGCCGATCCCGCGAATGAACAGGCGGACCGTATCCGCGGTGCCGTTGAAATTGTTGACGAACAGATTGGGCACATTGCTCGCCAGATCCTCGATCTTGGCGATGCCCAGTTTGGCCAGCTTCTCTTCACCGAAACTGGCGATCGAAATCGGCACGTCTTTCAGCGACTGTTCGCGCCGTTGCGCGGTGACGATGATTTCTTCAAGCCGGGTGCCTTGCCCGCCCTGTTGCGCCTCTTGCGCAAAGGCTGGTTCGGCCAGCGTCGCGGCAGCGACAACCGACGACATCAGGACTGTCCGTAATTTCATTTGCCCTCTCCCCTCATTATCATCGCAGGCAATGCCTGCGTGCTTCCACGTGCTCTCTTAAGTGAGCTTCGTGGTCCGCCAGATATCCCAAATATGTGACACAGTGTAAAGGTTATACAGGTTGTACAGGCGCCAAGATCCGCGCCTGGGAAACAATGTTTCCTTACAAGGAAATAAGCAGATTCTTCGGGAAGGATTCGGAGAACCAATTGAATTTATGGACTTAAGTACATCTTCTCTACTTCCGGATTTTCGTGCGACTCGCTTGCGGGCCGGTGCAAATCCACGCGGCCGATCGCATCAACGCACGACCAGAACCGGGATGGAACTGCGCGCCAGCACGGCGGACGTCTGGCTGCCCAGCAGGACACGCCCCAGCCCGGTGCGCCCGTGCGATGCCATCACGATAAGCTGGCAATCTTCGGCTTGCGCCGCCCCGATAATCGCATCGGCGGGGCACGCATCGCGCACATGGAGCGTTCTGGCCGCGACACCTGCCCGCCTTGCCGTGGCCTGTGCGGAAGCCAATGTTTCGCCGGCGATTTCGTCCTGGCTCAGGCTGTCTTCATAACCAGGCCGTTCGCCCGATGCCGGGTCCCATTTCAGCGTCCCGCGATGATGGCCAAGCCGCTCGGTGACAGTGAGGATCGTGACTTTGGCCCGCAGGCTTTTCGCCAGATCGAGGCCGCATTCGACCCCCTTTTGCGCCACGTCCGAACCATCGGTCGAAATCAGAATATGCTCGTACATCCCTTGCTCCACAGCCAACGGGGGGCTTTCGCCCGGCGATCGTGCGACTGTCCTACAGCGGGGGACGGCAGGATTGACTGATCCAGATCAAGAACATGGAAGCATGGATCATCATGCTCGACAATTGTATCGCGGCGGCATAGGGGCCTTGGCGATTCCTTAAATCGCTTCTTTTCAAAGGTCCGTTGCAACATGCACAGCATCAAATTTCTCATCATCGCAGCATCCCTGGCCACTGTGCCCGCCATGGCGCAGGAAGCCAGCGCACCTGCTGCTGCTTCTAACGTGAAGCAGGGCGTCATGGTCTATTCTGCTGACGGCCGCCGGATCGGGCGTGTGGATCGCGTGCGCGATGGCGCTGTAAGCATCATCTTCGATGGCCGCATCGTCAGGATTCCGGTCTCGACGCTGAGCGACGCGGAGAAGGGCGTTACCACGTCGCTGACGCGCAAAGACGTCACCAAGCTCTGATCGCAAACCAAGCGATAGCGAAACCCCTCTGGAGGCATGGAGCTTCCGGAGGGGTTTCTTGTATCAGCTATTGGGGGCGCATGACGGGCGGCCCAACAGCCCACACTTCCCCACCACCACCTGGCGGATGATGGCCGCGCGACGCTGGCCGGGAACGGATTGCAGAGCAGGAGGTTCAGACACGGGCAACAGGAAGAACGCGGCTGGAGAACCCGATAGATTGGCCTGAAACCCCATCCATCTCCTCGTCGCCTCTCGGCCTGCAAGCCTCCACACTTTCAAGAAGGATGCCATGGAAGGCCTGGACCAAACGCTCATCTGGCCGATTGTCGGGGCAATGATAGCAGGCGCTGTCATCGGTGCAGAGCGCGAATATCGCGCAAGCCCTGCGGGACTGCGCACGCATGTCCTGGTCAGTCTGGCCTGCTGCCTGCTGATGGTGTCGGCGGTGCACCAAATGGCCTGGCTGAGCGACACGCCGATAGACGTTATTCGCATCGATCCGGTGCGTATGGCGCATGGCATTCTCACCGGCATCGGCTTCCTGTGCGGCGGCGTCATTTTTCGTGAGGGCTTCACGGTCCATGGTCTCACGACTGCCGCCTCCCTCTGGGCCACTGCAACGCTCGGAACGCTTTTCGGGATTGGCTTCTATCAACTGGCGATCGCCGGAACCGTGGCCACCGTGCTGGTCCTGGGCGCGGCGACGCTAACGGAAAACCGCTCTCTTAAACGCCGCATTGCGCACATATCGGTGGCGTTCGAGGCCACGGCAGAATGCAGCATCGCCGAGTTTCGCCAGATTCTGGCGGATCATGGATTGAAAGTCGGCGTCACCAGGCAGGATTTCACCGGGCATTCGTTTGAATATACCGCCGTTGCCAGCGGTTACACCGAAGAGGCGATGGACGAATTGGTCGCCGCCTTGCGCAAGGATGAGCGTATTCGCAGCTTCACCATCAAGCCGCAAA contains:
- a CDS encoding OmpA family protein: MRWQGVSGVGSAVFPVACRVAVLMLAGAALLSGCEWRPEPRSLKDMESRMTVRDDAPQSRMVLLEQNGDGANRAWESSFRPAGEDSVFRAAEVAPDRLAETETLLSELKAREMPDRSIQFDLPADILFDFDKADLRPDAAQALEKAARLISAYERAPLGVVGHTDAKGDDPYNDRLSLRRAETVAAWLKEKTGRDATVKGMGERQPVAANAHPDGSDDPQARQRNRRVEISLLPPPA
- a CDS encoding DUF2147 domain-containing protein — encoded protein: MALARTVIACTILLTATAAEAAKPDRSYGIWQNPGGSVQVRAEPCGQAMCGVVVWASDKAIADARKGSDQPLVGLTLFRDFRKVRDGVWRGRVYVPDIGKTFSGTITVRGKDRLEGKGCLVGGIGCRSQMWTRLPG
- a CDS encoding MFS transporter, which translates into the protein MVLQAFLIFNLAIGLTYGAFGVLVTPMEARMNTERSVVALGISLIILANGLLSPALGWLIERFSIRKLMLFGAVQAALGYAGLAFAGSALEMLVCYGLFIGPGITLMGPIPCYTLVSNWYREGQGRALGLVNMPILAMAVPLAVVQLLPLLGFRDLCLLLGLCYLAAIPIIWTVIDQPAQVGQMARGQTAADETGKVQAEQAETSAWALLRTPAFLLLVAGSGLLVGAGVGKTAHMVPLLTEAGWDYGRAALLLSISAGTGIIGSVAFGWLADRLNASVALTANALLQAVVWIILIIPVSYPLLILDAVLIGACGGGFISAKGVLVSRIYGAQRFATVMGISGFATLPFLFGMAPLAGLLREAMGDYDLAVQVYIGGFVLAAICFALLARVERRAVSGA
- a CDS encoding TonB-dependent receptor, yielding MKLRTVLMSSVVAAATLAEPAFAQEAQQGGQGTRLEEIIVTAQRREQSLKDVPISIASFGEEKLAKLGIAKIEDLASNVPNLFVNNFNGTADTVRLFIRGIGQNDVSVTQDPSVALYIDGVYVGSSFGAGFDAVDLERIEVLRGPQGTLYGRNATGGAINLITLKPNTDNFGGKVELSYGNYDYRNAKASINVPIAKDVAAFRLSGLITKRDGLYKNTGLGKDWAEQNRKAMRAAFRLQPSSDLTFDYAFDYSLVKDTGNLSVPIAGGGNFSTPVSGPVSIPGIGMALPTLIVKYSDPFPFSSKRPKSAEALREYLPSRSEVYGHTFTAEWQAADRVTVRSITGYRKVDSRSYTTSLPTQTGQFDTILLPPGAPGLPAGTVLNRNGPWAVSATNAHTKYRNFSQELQILGDADIGGGNLNYVAGVYFYDDHGRQDAPGEAITGPRAQAFAEVDNQSLAAFTELTYTPGGDDGRLHITLGARYSSDKREANRVNENSLSFAALGGFTADNCAYLASTFAALGQTCTPGGAVQGARYKKKFHNFSPALTIGYDVNPDVRIYAKAATGYKSGGSSQRSANPTNFTEGFEPEKLMSYEAGIKGDFFDRRVRFNMAAFYVKIDNYQASVQTGSTPGDRDFVGIDNSKIYGIEADVTVAVTEGLRLNGSMGLLHTKFGQSSLNVLRDTGETVTEKFIKPFSYAPKFSGTLSVDYDREITDDWGISTHIGYSYQGKMHTSTNLTDDRMLDARNLVDASISLIRRNVGGDGSVEFKLWGKNIFNEDYRTVALGSFASLRAQTVAEFGEPRTYGVSLIGKF
- a CDS encoding universal stress protein; its protein translation is MYEHILISTDGSDVAQKGVECGLDLAKSLRAKVTILTVTERLGHHRGTLKWDPASGERPGYEDSLSQDEIAGETLASAQATARRAGVAARTLHVRDACPADAIIGAAQAEDCQLIVMASHGRTGLGRVLLGSQTSAVLARSSIPVLVVR
- a CDS encoding MgtC/SapB family protein — protein: MEGLDQTLIWPIVGAMIAGAVIGAEREYRASPAGLRTHVLVSLACCLLMVSAVHQMAWLSDTPIDVIRIDPVRMAHGILTGIGFLCGGVIFREGFTVHGLTTAASLWATATLGTLFGIGFYQLAIAGTVATVLVLGAATLTENRSLKRRIAHISVAFEATAECSIAEFRQILADHGLKVGVTRQDFTGHSFEYTAVASGYTEEAMDELVAALRKDERIRSFTIKPQTN